From the genome of Triticum aestivum cultivar Chinese Spring chromosome 3B, IWGSC CS RefSeq v2.1, whole genome shotgun sequence, one region includes:
- the LOC123072044 gene encoding CBS domain-containing protein CBSCBSPB1: MDGAGGGGGGPHPSRRSISSAAGPRRRGPSMENGHDAAAARRSSATISRTTSMVTGERTVKRLRLSKALTIPDHTTVYEACRRMAARRVDAVLLTDSNALLCGILTDKDITTRVIARELKLEDTPVSKVMTRNPLFVLGDTLAVEALQKMVQGKFRHLPVVDNGEVIALLDIAKCLYDAIARMERAAEKGRAIAAAVEGVEKHWGTSVSGPNTFVETLRERMFKPSLSTIISENSKVATVAPTDTVLTASKKMLELKVSSAVVAIENKPGGILTSRDILMRVIAQNLPPESTTVGKVMTQSPECATIDTPILEALHTMHDGKFLHLPVLDRDGSVVTVVDVLHITHAAIATVGNSGATGSEATSSMMQRFWDSAMSSGPLDDDDDCRSEGSTKVASEAADIGRSAFFPPSGLSSPFGFKIQDKQGRMHRFNCDTSSLTELITSILQRLGDDIDKSNLPQILYEDDDHDKVILSSDTDLIAAVDHAKQIGWKSLRLHLDYAGVGRRKRGAVSSDFEYAGRDAWASAYGTVAAGAALVAGLGVMAYLKRAG; the protein is encoded by the exons ATGGACGGCGCCGGGGGCGGGGGAGGAGGGCCGCACCCCTCCCGGAGGAGCATCTCCTCGGCCGCCGGCCCCAGGAGGAGGGGGCCGTCCATGGAGAAcggccacgacgccgccgccgccaggaggTCCTCCGCCACCATCTCCCGCACCACCTC GATGGTGACTGGGGAGAGAACCGTTAAGAGACTGAGACTGTCCAAGGCACTGACGATACCGGACCACACCACTGTGTACGAGGCCTGTCGGAGGATGGCCGCGCGTAGAGTTGATGCCGTGTTGCTGACGGACTCCAACGCGCTGCTCTGCGGGATCCTTACTGACAAG GACATAACCACAAGGGTTATTGCTCGTGAATTGAAGCTAGAAGACACACCAGTTTCCAAGGTCATGACTAGAAACCCTCTCTTTGTTCTCGGGGACACTCTCGCGGTCGAGGCATTGCAGAAAATGGTGCAAG GTAAGTTCAGACATTTACCTGTTGTGGACAATGGGGAAGTCATTGCGCTACTGGACATAGCCAAGTGCCTATATGATGCTATTGCACGAATGGAAAGGGCAGCTGAGAAAGGAAGAGCAATCGCTGCTGCTGTTGAGGGTGTTGAGAAGCATTGGGGAACATCTGTATCTG GTCCCAACACTTTTGTTGAAACTCTTCGTGAACGGATGTTTAAGCCATCACTGTCGACAATTATATCTGAGAATTCAAA AGTGGCTACTGTTGCACCAACTGACACTGTGTTGACTGCATCAAAAAAGATGCTTGAACTAAAAGTAAGTTCAGCAGTTGTTGCGATTGAAAACAAGCCTGGTGGGATTCTGAC CTCGAGAGATATATTGATGCGTGTTATAGCCCAAAATCTTCCACCTGAGTCCACTACAGTCGGGAAG GTTATGACCCAGAGTCCAGAATGTGCCACGATTGACACCCCGATCCTTGAAGCCCTACACACAATGCATGATGGGAAGTTTCTGCATTTGCCTGTTCTAGACAGGG ATGGGAGTGTTGTAACCGTTGTTGATGTCCTTCACATAACTCATGCTGCAATTGCAACG GTCGGAAACAGTGGAGCAACAGGCTCTGAGGCGACTTCTTCCATGATGCAGAGGTTCTGGGATTCAGCAATGTCAAGTGGGcctcttgatgatgatgatgattgcaGAAG CGAAGGATCAACTAAAGTGGCATCCGAGGCAGCAGATATAGGAAGATCAGCCTTCTTTCCGCCTTCAGGCTTATCAAGCCCTTTTGGGTTCAAGATTCAGGACAAACAAGGCAGGATGCACAGATTTAACTGTG ACACGAGTAGCCTGACTGAATTGATAACGTCGATTCTGCAAAGACTTGGTGATGACATTGATAAATCGAACCTACCTCAAATTCTG TACGAAGATGATGATCACGATAAAGTCATACTCTCATCAGACACCGACCTTATAGCGGCTGTGGACCATGCAAAGCAAATCGGTTGGAAG AGCTTGAGGTTGCACTTGGATTACGCCGGTGTTGGCCGCCGGAAGCGAGGAGCCGTCTCGTCGGACTTTGAGTACGCCGGAAGGGACGCGTGGGCTTCCGCGTACGGCACGGTCGCGGCCGGGGCGGCCCTGGTAGCCGGCCTCGGCGTGATGGCCTACCTGAAAAGAGCAGGCTAG